The Oncorhynchus masou masou isolate Uvic2021 chromosome 2, UVic_Omas_1.1, whole genome shotgun sequence genomic sequence TAAATAACACAACAGTCAGTAAAAAGACCATTACATCTACAGAGTGGTACGAGTACCAGGGCATTCTGTAGGACTCTGTACGCAGGTGAGCAGCACCTTTGTGTCTCATGACAAACTCAATCCAGAAGAGGGCAGTGTCCAGGGGCTCCATTGGCACGTCCTTGTGTAGCCTGGAGAGTCTCTGCATGTTCGTCCTGTAGGATGGCTCATCCAGAACTTCCTGTAAGGCCTGGGAGAATATGTTTCTATCTAGTGTTGCTAAATCCACAACCTTTGCTACACCCTTCACTTTCATTCTAGAAAGATTGTCAGTTTGGTCGAACACCAGAGAAAGGCCTACTATTGGAACACCGTGGTAGATAGCCTCGAAAATCCCATTTGTTCCTCCGTGAGCTACAAACAGCCTTGTCTTAGGGTGTCCTAAAAGATCATTCTGAGGCATCCAGTCAACTAGTAAGGTGTTGTTACCCAGAGTAGCTGGCCTGTCTCCTTTATACCTCCAGATGACCTTCTGAGGCAGTTGGGCAAAAGCAACAGCTATCTCATCAGCTATATAATGTGGAAGCTGCCCAATTAAAGTCCCCAAAGACATGATATTGACTCCATGCACCCCAGAACTCTGAACAAACTCCTCTAGTTCTTGGGGGAGAGGCTTGGCAGGTTTACATTGGAACCCtcccatatatatataacattaggcATGGTGGGACGAGGGAACTCAAACACAAAGTCAACTCTCATGAGCCATAAATCAGCAGCTTGAAACAATGAGAGGTAGTCGACCTCAGGACCAAAGTAACGACTACCTAAAGCAGAATAATGAGGTCTCATTGTCTGTCTGTACAGATACTGCCTGATGATATAAACAAGGAAGTTACGGACCCTCTGAAAAAAACTCATCTTGTCTGTTAACTCTGCAGCAGGAATTGGTACATAAGATAGCGGTGAGGGAGCAATAACAAAATGACCCTCACCACCTATAGTCCATCTAACATTGAAAACAAGTGGCACATTTAAATAGTGCGCCAGCACAACACCTCCCCCATTTAATGAGTCTGTCAGAACCAAGTCATACTTGGTTTCTCTAATAGACTGCATCAACTGTTTATTCTCTAACATTTTGATTATCATCTCACACACTTTGCGGTGAATTTCAAAAAACCCGTCCTTCAACTCCATGTCCAAACTAAAACGAGTCCAAGCAGAGTTTCCCTCTCTCTTAATCTGTATTAGTCTTGACACAAATGAGCGAAAGAATTCCTCATCAGCTCCACCTGGAATATCAATTGTGATTGAACTGTAGTGAGGGGAGGTTTCCTTGATGTACCAGCTGTCTGATGGCCGTACTACTGACACACTGTGACCTCTTGAATGCAGCGCTTCAATAATGACCTTCATGTTGACCCAGTGGCTGCCCTCTTGAGGAAACACCAGGACTTTCCCACCATGGACAGCGGGAATAGAGAGGGTCAACAGGGTAACAATGAAGATACCAGGGAGACACATCTTCACTAGCTGCTTCACATAAGCATGCATCAATTTTACCTGAAATATACAAAAATAAGGTCAAATAAATCTAATAAAATTATGTTTTGACATAAGAATAATTAAAACAGGCCTACCTTTCTTTTCTTTAGGCCACAAATAAGTTCCTACACTGTCCACAATATTGATTGGCCTACTTTAAAGTTTAGCCAAGTTAAGTCAAAAGGTTGATTtaagtaatacagtataatatttcAATCTGTCACAGAAATACTTATTTTACTTGAGAAATTTTTAAAACAGGCTTGATTGTGACCGCTTAATTATATTTTTTTCGCTACAAATATCCAGAATACGGATACTTTCAAGTTTAAACAACTATTCATATGAAAAGATTGATCACGTAATACAGTATAATCTTTAATTCTGAGAGATCAATTATTTTCTTTTCCGATATAAATGTCTCTTGAACGTTAGGAAATATTCAAATTCTGTAGATTTTGCCGAGGTGAAACCTATTTCACATCCTAATGTTAGGCTACACGTTTACATTGTTTATTCGGAGCTACTGCTAAATATAATACAATCTATTGTGAGTGTGAACAAACAACGTCACGACAGAATCAATTCATGCGGTCCTAATTTAATTGAAGGCTTACGTTCTGGTTTTCATCCAAATAACAAAGAATttgaaatgaaggctatttcagAGCCCGTCTGTCTATAAATCAGTTCGAAGGTATTTGTAATAATCTCGGaaatcagagaggaagaggcgaaatCAGTATAGTCTCTAGACATCCGCGTTGGCTCCCACAATTTTCAAATTCTTCTGCTATTTCTGTTTTTCAAAGCCGTAGACTTGTCAGCATATAGAATGGGTGGGTTCGAGCCGACCGCTTTTATCAAGTCGCTCACCACCTTTCAAAGCTTATTGCGTAATAAATGGCAGTGTCCGACCTGTACAAATCTGCCGCTCccccttttttttaaatcagctaaTAGTTGGAGAAACAGAACATAACAGCAGCCTAATTAATAAGCCTATGCTACAAATTAAACACAGTTTTTAACCCATCTGGTTAGTAGGCTGTATAATCAGTCCAATGTCAATAACATAGCCTAATATTTTCAATTTGATTACATTGATAAAATCATCAATGTCCTAGACGTTCTGCCGCCCTAGGCGaggcaaaaataattacaatttagacaTTCTTATGAAACTAAGCATGGCACTTTCAAAAGTTACCTTTCCTACCCAGACAGAGGCTCTACTGATGCAGAAAACGGTAAGCTTCAACTGCTGGTTACGAGGCCATTGTACAgaggcttgcgaaagtattcaccccccttggaatttttcctattttgttgcctttacaacctggaattcaaatatttatttatttatttatttattttttgagggggggggttgtgtcatttgaagatgcaaaatatttttcgTTTTTTGAAACAAACTTGAAATAAAACTTTGTAGAGCcatcttttgcagcaattacagctgcaagtctcttggggatTCTCTCTatcagcttggcacatctagccacggTGATATTTTTccaattcttcaaggcaaaactgctccaactccttcaagttggatgggttccgctggtgtacagcaatctttaagtcatactacAGATTCTCAATCGAATTGAGGTCTGGGCAATGACTAGGCCATTTCAATACAttcaaatgtttccccttaaatcatttgtgtgttgctttagcagtatgcttaggcaTTGTCaggctggaaggtgaacctctgtcagtcccagtctcaaatctctggaagactgaaacaggtttccctcaaaaacttccctgtatttagcgccatccatcattccttcaattctgaccagattcccagtccctgacgatgaaaaacatccccacagcatgatgctgccaccaccatgcttcactgtgggaatggagttcttggggtgatgagaggtgttggggtTGCGCCAGAAATAgttttttccttgatggccaaaaagctaaattttagtctcatctgaccagagttccttcttccatatgtttggagagtctcccacatgccttttggcgaaaaccaaacgtgtttgcttattttttctggccactcttccacaaagcccagctctgtggagtgtattgcttaaagtggtcctatggacagaaacTCAAATCTCTgctgtggatctttgcagctccttcagggttatctttggtctctttgctgcctctctgattaatgccctccttgcctggcctgtgagttttggtgagcagacctctcttggcaggtttgtagtggtgccatattcttccattttttataatggatttaatggtgctctgtgggatgttcaaagtttctgatatatttttttcacccaaccctgatctgtacttctccacaacattgttcctgacctgtttggagagctccttggtcttcatggtgccacttgcttggtggtgtcccttgcaaagtggtgttgcagactctgaggcctttcagaacaggcgtatatatatactgagatcatgtgacagatcaggtgacacttagattgcacacaggttgactttatttaactaactatgtgacttctgaaggtgattggttgcaccagatcttgtttaggggcttcatagcaaagggggtgaatacatatgcatgcaccacttttcagttttttattttttagaattgtttgaaacaagttattttttccatttcacttcaccaatttaaactattttgtgtatgtccattacattaaatccaaataaaatacaatttaaattacaggctgtaatgcaacaaaataggacaccaagggggatgaatacttttgcaaggcactgtataacccaacaacagaagtGCTTCCCTAAAAGCTGCCTGCGTTTAAACAAACATCTTCTCTTTTCAGAAAGAGAAAAGCTCAATTAGTAAAGACAGAATAGCGAAGTCTATTTTTTATCTCCTCGACTTTTGTAGGCTGCAGTTTAGCTTCAGATTGTCATAGAGAGGAATCAATATATCACCATATGCATCTGAGTCACAGATAAGGTGCATCGCAGGACAGTGGTGCAGGAGgctacatctacactgattgaagtgaattaaACAAATTACATCAATagtggatcatagctttcacctcgattcacctggtcagtctttgtcaAGGAATCaccaggtgtttctaatgttttgtgcacttaagtgggctcctgagtggtgcagcgttctaaggcactgcatctcagtgcaagaggtttCATTttagtccctggttcaaatccaggctgtatcacatctggctgggATAAGGATTCCCATAGGCCGGTGCACAATTgtgccagggtaggccgtcattgtaaatgagagttttttcttaactgacttgcctagttaaaaaaataagAAGTGTATATTCCTTAATGATATCCTATCCCAAGAGGAGAGCCAGTTAGACATGGTGCTTACTGACCCAGTGTAACAGCTTTCTTctgctgaaggagaggaggaccaaaatgcagtgtggttagagttcaacatgtttaataaagaccatacatgagaacactacaaaatacaaaataacaattgtgaaaccagtcctatctggtgcaatgacacaaagacagaagacaaacacccacaaagtacccacagaatatgggtgcctaaatatggttcccagtcagagacaacgatagacagctacctctaattgagaaccaatctaggcaaccatagacctacaaactacctagaaaagacacagccccataaacatacaaaaacccctagaccaggTAAAACACGTAATTCCCCATGtcccaccctgacctaaccaaaagaataaagaaaacaaagataactaaggccagggcgtgacacccagcATGGGGGACTGGTATTTTGGTGGCTCATTATCTTCAGCTACCTCTAGTCTAAAATGTATGGTAGATAACAAGTGGAGAGGGACATTTCACCCTTGCACCATCCCCCATGTCTTATATTCCAATGACTGGATCATTGCTCTCACACAAAATGACTTTCACAGGTAGAATAAAGATCGAGTAAAGAATATGCTTTTCTATTTTCATTGGGAAGCTCAGGGTAGATTTTTAATTCAGCCACATTACCAAGATGTTTGTAGTGGGTTTGTCCAACCAGGTGTGGACTTCAATGAGTTATTACAGGAGGCTGGTCTTTGACTCATGAGAGTTGACATTGTGTTTCAGTTCCCTCGTCCCACCATGCCTAGTTGTATCTATAGAGGGTTCAAATTTATGGGAGGGTTACAATTCTCCCTATCGTGTGGGGTAGAAAAAGCACGAAGTAGTTGTATACAGGCAATTCCGAGAGGGTTTCATTGACATGTTTGGATCAGAAGACCTTGTTGTATGACATTGTGAAATGTGTCTGCTATGTTAAACAATATTTTAATATCATACATCCATATTATATGATACATCCATCGTAATAACATACATCCATATTATAATCATGTTCACTCACTGAGTTTTGAGTAACCATCACTGTGACTTTAACAAATGGAAAGGTTCTCATAAAAGCATTACTTTGACCTTTACTTAACCCCTATAAACCAACAAGCCACAAAAAAGCCAAAGTGAGCTACACATTTGACATGTAAGTAACATTTCACTACATCTTAACACCAGAATGAATAAGCTAATAATAATTACGTTAAGTTAATGTTCATTGGCaaggatgtaatgtaatgtgagATATTGTTAACATACTGTATCAAATGTGAATCTAAATGAAGAATAACGTTTCATCTTCATTGTCTCAATCTCTCAAAACCCTATAGAGAGTTAATTACGCCCTATTGAGAACAGCTTTCATGGTCTTTCATGATTTGTATcacatcaaattgtatttatgGTTCACATGCGCatatttagcagatattattgcgggtgtagcaaaatgcgtGTACGTAAATGAGAATATATAGTCAGCTAACTGACTATATGTAAATATCCGTTCAACGTGTCATACAAACTGATTATGATTTCCTAGCTCTGTTTGTTTTATATATCATATAAATGATAACATACATTGGAAACATGACTTTGTGCCTATTTATAATTCTGTTGATTACGTGTGGTTCAGTTTGCCATGGTGGGAAGTTGCTGGTCTTTCCCGGGGAGGGAAGTCAATGGGTTAACATGGACATTCTGATCAAGGCTCTTCACTCTCAGGGACACCAACAAAAAGTTGGTACATCAAACAAGAGTCATCTTACTACAGTTCTTTTGCAATACCTGTCACTGATGCTATGGATGAGGAATTTGTAAACAATACAATCTCTGTATTTAACGTTATACATTTGCAAATGGTGCATTCAATATGGTGCAttaaaactaaaagcagatttaCCTGTGTACAAGTGTACTGTCAACCACTAAACAAAAGAACAAATATCATACTATACATCAGGGGTTCTCAAACAGTGGTCCGTGGACCCCTAGGGGTCCCTGGTGTAATTGCAAGGGGTTCGTGAAATAAAAAGTGTAATGAATGTATTCAGCACCACAAGGATTCCAGTAACTTTACATATAATATAGAGGGGGTGGAGGTCCCGAGGACCGCTCAAAACCTTGCCTCAAAATACGCAGGGGTTCCTGTACCCTAAAAAGGTTGAGAACcactactatacacactactGAACAAAATGACCAAACATATGTTTGTGGGTTTCAATGGATCCAACAAATTGCTGGCAGATATTTTCCCTCTTGACTGTCCAGCCTGTCTTTATGTACATTACAGACAACTACGCCGTTCAGTCTCTCTTGGCCCATGCTGGCCCGTAACCAAGTCTTTAAACTATGGAGTACACTTAAACTCCTCTCAGCATCACATGAAGACACTGGCACCACAAACCAAATTCTGATCAGCACCTCAACTTGGTCAACCAACCCCCGCACCTCCACTGGAAGCCTCCTGAGGACCTCTGCTGCCTCTCCACTGCTGCTACAGGGGTATTTGTTGCAAAAGAGAGGCAACTGCACTGAAAGAGAATCTATGTTCAACTTAGGGTACTGATCTAGAGACTCATCCAACTCCCCCGTAAGAAGCGCTCTTTCCAACTTTTGCAGGACGTTTAGATTGTCCTCGTCAAAATGGTCACCAAACTGAACCTGCACACCATGCAACACTTAAAAGAATTCTGCCCTATAGTGATCCACTGCTTTGCCAGCAAATCGTCTTGAGTGTGTCTCAATGGATTCATTGGAGTCAATCAATGCCGTTGCTTTCTCATACAGTGCAAGGTAGCTTTGGTTATTTCTGCTGTTTACCCCACGCACTGGATAACTGGACACTGATTAGATTTAGCTGGTGTGCTGTTACAGTTACAAAGTGGCGGTGAGTTTGGCAGTTTTGATGTGCTGTGAATTTTACAATGGCTTTTCTCCACTTCCTAAATCCTGCACTAATGAAGGCAGCATCCGCTCTTTGGCCAAAAGATGGCTGGCTTGAAAACCCTTGGCTACAGTGAAAACACATTTATAATGTAGCCAGAGGAAATCGCAAAACCATCTCTCTTGAAAGGTCAACACTCTGTTGGCAAGAGTTTGCGGTTCTATAAATTGTGGGTGTTGCTGATATGGTTTTGTGCCATCACTGAGGTAACTGGACAAtgctgtgccactgtcccctatactggtgctgctggcaacaaggttgacacctggtcctgccgtggctgtgccactgtcccctatactggtgcagctggcaacaaggttgacacctggtcctgccgtggctgtgccactgtcccctatactggtgctgctggcaacaagtttgacacctggtcctgccgtggctgtgacactgtcccctatactggtgctgctggcaacaagtttgacacctggtcctgccgtggctgtgccactgtcccctatactgatgctgctggcaacaaggttgacacctggtcctgccgtggctgtgacactgtcccctatactggtgcagctggcaacaaggttgacacctggtcctgccgtggctgtgccactgtcccctatactggtgctgctggcaacaaggttgacacctggtcctgccgtggctgtgacactgtcccctatactggtgctgctggcaacaaggttgacacctggtcctgctgTGGCTGTGACCCTGTCCTCTGAagtctctctccctagctctttCCCTTTCACCATCCTCACTGACTCACAGTCTGTCTCCTAGAAAAGAAATAAGGTGTTTGCCGTACTCCTACCTACCGGTACCAGAAGCTACGCAATTAATCACAACAGCAATAGCATTGGCTTAAACAAATATTAGTTCTGTAACCAGTTTAAGTTGAGAGTGGGGGTATCCACGGCATTGtctttttaattttacctttattttactaggcaagtcagttaagaccaaagtcttattttcaatgacggtaaactgcctgttcaggggcagaatgacagatttgtaccttgtcatctcagggatttgaacttgcaacctttcagttactagtccaacgctataaccactatgctaccctgccgccccagtctcTGCCAGTCTGTCCCTGCCTATCAGTCTCTGCCAGTCTGTCCCTGCCCATCTGTCCCCAGCTCTGCTGTCTGTGTACCATCTGTTGCATGCTTTgcctaatgacatcattgtgaaaCATTTCCATTTCACTTCTTTCTTATGAGCATTTTATCAACTTGTCTTTGACATATTAGGCTACTAGGGTTCTTACCTTTGGCGTTTTGGTGTACTGAAAAAATACTCTGTCTTTCTTTTTTCTGTCATTTTTctacctggctggctggctacacACACAGTGTGCAGGTTATTTACAGTAGGAGATGGGCATCTCATTTCTGTGGTGTTTGCTATGTAATCTTTGCTATCGTCAGTTTACTCCAAGATCCGCACACAGGTACTTCAAAGTCCCCGAGCGACAATTTTAGCTTTTGCAATGAGACCATTACAGATATTTAAGACAACGGTAGAAGATAGTGTAGTTCAGTTTGGAGTTCAGTTTATCGCTAACCTTATCACAGGGACTTTGAAGCACTACAGCTGCATGCTGATCTTGGAATAAACAGACAATAGCAAAGATTCCATCTTTGACGACACCACATAAAATGGAATAGGTACTATCTAGCTTGATAGTTAATGTTTCGCTCTGCAAATTcagctattgtgtgtgtgtgaaccctgCCAACACAAAACAACATCGCTGTGGTGCGATTGACTGGATTAACCTCACCTTAGTTACGCATCTTGTGCCACTGCTCAGTGCTGGGAGGCAGTGCATCAAACCGTTGTGAGACAAAGGGCAGGGGTCTCGTTCTTTTGAAACTTAAAAACGCGCTATTAAGTGTCTATAACCAGCACAAGTGATTTCATTGCGTATTATTCATATTATTGAAATTACAGTTATGTTTCCAGTgctatttttttggggggggggggggggacagatcATATTTTTTCTCAGgatgagggaggaagggggatttCCGCCAATGCTAAAATGTAATTATTCTTGTCGAGGCTCGGGCGGCAGAACATCCAGGGCATTGGTGATGTTATCAATGTAATCAGATTGAAAATATTAGGCAATGTTATTGACATTGAACTGATAATATAGCCCACTAACGAGATGTGTTAAAAATTGTTTAATTTGTAGCATAGGCTTATTATTTGGGCTGCTATTATGTTCTGTTCCTCCAACTTTTAGCTGATAAAAAaataggggggggggcagattttTGTCTCGGCAAGGGCTGCAGAACGTTCAGGACCGGCCCTGTCATTACGCAATACGCTTTGAAAGGCGGTGAGCGACTTGATAAAAGCGGTCGGCTCGAACCCACCCATTCTATATGCTGACAAGTCTACGGCCTTGAAACAGACATAGCAGGAGAATATGAAAATTGTGGGAGCCAACGCGGATGTCGAGAGACTATACTGatttcgcctcttcctctctgatttCCGAGATTATTTCAAATACCTTCGAACTGATTTATAGACAGACGGGCTctgaaatagccttcatttcaaATTCTTTGTTCTTTGGATGAAAACCGGAACGTAAGCCTTCAATTAAATTAGGTTTGTTCACACTCACGATAGATTGTTGATTCGGAGCTACTGCTAAATATAATACAATGTTAACGTGTAGCCTAACATTAGGATGTGAAATAGGTTTCACCTCGGAAAAATCTACAGAATTGGACTATTTCCTAACGTTCAAGAGACATTTATATCGGAAAATAAAATAAGTGATCTCTCAGAATGAAAGATTATACTGTATTACGTGATCAATCTTTTCTTATGAAAAGTTGTTTAAACTTGAAAGTATCAGTATTGTGGATAGTGTAGGGACTTATTTGTAGCGAAGAAGGTCACAATCAAGCCTATTTTAAAAATGTCTCATGTAAAATAAGTGtttctgtattatactgtattacttaATCAACCTTTTTACTTAACTTGGCTAAACTTTAAAGTAGGCCAATCAATATTGTGGACAGTGTAGGAACTTATTTGTAGCCTAAAGAAAAGAAACGTAGGCCTGTTTTAATTATTCTTATGTCAAAACGTAATTTTATTAGATTTATTTGACCTTATTTTTGTATATTTCAGGTAAAATTGATGCATGCTTATGTGAAGCAGCTAGTGAAGATGTGTCTCCCTGGTATCTTCATTGTTACCCTGTTGACCCTCTCTATTCCTGCTGTCCATGGTGGGAAAGTCCTGGTGTTTCCTCATGACGGCAGCCACTGGGTCAACATGAAGGTCATTATTGAAGCACTGCATTCAAGAGGTCACAGTGTGTCAGTAGTAAGGCCATCAGACAGCTGGTACATCAAGGAAACCTCCCCTCACTACAGTTCAATCACAATTGATATTCCAGATGGAGCTGATGAGGAATTCTTTCGCTCATTTGTGTCAAGACTAatacagataaagagagagggaaactCTGCTTGGACTCGTTTTTGTTTGGACATGGAGTTGAAGGACGGGTTTTTTGAAATTCACCGCAAAGTGTGTGAGATGATAATCAAAATGTTAGAGAATAAACAGTTGATGCAGTCTATTAGAGAAACCAAGTATGACTTGGTTCTGACAGACCCATTAAATGGGGGAGGTGTTGTGCTGGCGCACTATTTAAATGTGCCACTTGTTTTCAATGTTAGATGGACTATAGGTGGTGAGGGTCATTTTGTTATTGCTCCCTCACCGCTATCTTATGTACCAATTCCTGCTGCAGAGTTAACAGACAAGATGAGTTTTTTTCAGAGGGTCCGTAACTTCCTTGTTTATATCATCAGGCAGTGTCTGTACAGACAGACAATGGGACCTCATTATTCTGCTTTAGTTAGTCGTTACTTTGGTCCTGAGGTCGACTACCTCTCATTGTTTCAAGCTGCTGATTTATGGCTCATGAGAGTTGACTTTGTGTTTGAGTTCCCTCGTCCCACCATgcctaatgttatatatatgggagGGTTCCAATGTAAACCTGCCAAGCCTCTTCCCCAAGAACTAGAGGAGTTTGTTCAGAGTTCTGGGGTGCATGGAGTCATTATCATGTCTTTGGGGACTTTAATTGGGCAGCTTCCACATGATATAGCTGATGAGATAGCTGTTGCTTTTGCCCAACTGCCTCAGAAGGTCATCTGGAGGTATAAAGGAGACAGGCCAGCTACTCTGGGTAACAACACCTTACTAGTTGACTGGATGCCTCAGAATGATCTTTTAGGACACCCTAAGACAAGGCTGTTTGTAGCTCACGGAGGAACAAATGGGATTTTCGAGGCTATCTACCACGGTGTTCCAATAGTAGGCCTTCCTCTGGTGTTCGACCAAACTGACAATCTTTCTAGAATGAAAGTGAAGGGTGTAGCAAAGGTTGTGGATTTAGCAACACTAGATAGAAACATATTCTCCCAGGCCTTACAGGAAGTTCGGGATGAGCCATCCTACAGGACGAACATGCAGAGACTCTCCAGGCTACACAAGGACGTGCCAATGGAGCCCCTGGACACTGCCCTCTTCTGGATTGAGTTTGTCATGAGACACAAAGGTGCTGCTCACCTGCGTACAGAGTCCTACAGAATGCCCTGGTACTCGTACCACTCTGTAGATGTAATGGTCTTTTTACTGACTGTTGTGTTATTTACTCTGCTGGCTTTCATTGGCATTATCAGATGTTTCTGTTGCAGGTCATGTTTGAAAATGAAAATGGAATGATTATGGCTTTCATCTGTACACAGTGTGGTACAACAATGTTTTTACTTGTCTCACTCATTATACTTTTTGTTCACATGACAAATATATGTGGCATTGATGTAGACATACAGTATTGTTGACAGATGTTTTATCTATTTGCTTTTGAAGATTTTGCTAAACCTACAACTGTACTTTAACTGTTCAGCCCATTTAATCAAAGGTTTGAATAGGAAAGTCCAAATGTGCACCTTAAAAATGAATGCTGTTATAGTTGTGTGTGGCTGCTTTCTTTGTGTCACAGTTAAACTGATGTAAATGTTGATTCTCCAGAAGACCGTTAAGGAGCTCTGTTTTTTAATAAAGATATCATGCAGCTTAGATGTTTTCCAAAAACACTTTGTCCCTCATTGGTTTGTTCTTTTTTTCTTCCACATGTATTGTGGAGGTCATTTCAAAAGAACAAAGACCTTTCAGTTTGTCGTTATACAGACTTTAACGACAACATCATTCTTCATTCATTCTGGAAGGGTTGATAATTCAGAGGTAATATAATGCTATGAGATCCGAGGAGGAATGTGAAGCGATTTTCATACTGATGCTTATACAATGACAGCATTGATCTGCAATAAATAAGCCAATCAAGGTGGTCTGCATAGAGCAGAAGAAGTGTTTCT encodes the following:
- the LOC135504086 gene encoding UDP-glucuronosyltransferase 2C1-like — its product is MHAYVKQLVKMCLPGIFIVTLLTLSIPAVHGGKVLVFPHDGSHWVNMKVIIEALHSRGHSVSVVRPSDSWYIKETSPHYSSITIDIPDGADEEFFRSFVSRLIQIKREGNSAWTRFCLDMELKDGFFEIHRKVCEMIIKMLENKQLMQSIRETKYDLVLTDPLNGGGVVLAHYLNVPLVFNVRWTIGGEGHFVIAPSPLSYVPIPAAELTDKMSFFQRVRNFLVYIIRQCLYRQTMGPHYSALVSRYFGPEVDYLSLFQAADLWLMRVDFVFEFPRPTMPNVIYMGGFQCKPAKPLPQELEEFVQSSGVHGVIIMSLGTLIGQLPHDIADEIAVAFAQLPQKVIWRYKGDRPATLGNNTLLVDWMPQNDLLGHPKTRLFVAHGGTNGIFEAIYHGVPIVGLPLVFDQTDNLSRMKVKGVAKVVDLATLDRNIFSQALQEVRDEPSYRTNMQRLSRLHKDVPMEPLDTALFWIEFVMRHKGAAHLRTESYRMPWYSYHSVDVMVFLLTVVLFTLLAFIGIIRCFCCRSCLKMKME